Proteins co-encoded in one Amaranthus tricolor cultivar Red isolate AtriRed21 chromosome 7, ASM2621246v1, whole genome shotgun sequence genomic window:
- the LOC130818110 gene encoding probable xyloglucan endotransglucosylase/hydrolase protein 23, protein MAASYYYRILLASLLFIATTCSANFYNDFTITWGDGRANILNNGDDLTLSLDKASGSGFQSKNEYLFGKIDMQLKLVPGNSAGTVTAYYLSSQGPTHDEIDFEFLGNVSGQPYTLHTNVFAQGKGNREQQFHLWFDPTKDFHTYSILWNPQRIVFSVDGIPIREFKNMESQGVSFPKSQPMRIYSSLWNADDWATQGGRVKTDWTQAPFTASYRKFNADACIWASGSSSCGSVSTPSSTSSWLNQDLDTTSMERMKWVQKNYMIYNYCADIQRFPQGLPAECTPTS, encoded by the coding sequence ATGGCTGCTTCCTATTACTATCGTATTTTGTTAGCATCTCTTTTATTCATCGCCACTACTTGTTCAGCCAATTTCTACAATGACTTTACCATTACTTGGGGAGATGGTCGTGCCAACATCCTCAACAATGGGGATGATCTCACCCTCTCCCTCGACAAAGCTTCTGGCTCTGGCTTCCAGTCCAAGAACGAGTATCTCTTTGGTAAAATCGATATGCAGCTTAAACTCGTCCCTGGCAACTCTGCTGGTACTGTCACCGCTTATTATCtttcatcccaaggtcccaccCACGACGAGATTGATTTCGAGTTCCTTGGGAATGTTAGTGGGCAACCTTACACACTTCACACCAATGTGTTTGCCCAAGGGAAAGGCAACCGCGAGCAACAATTTCACTTATGGTTCGACCCAACAAAGGATTTCCATACTTACTCCATTCTTTGGAATCCTCAAAGGATTGTTTTCTCTGTGGATGGAATTCCAATTAGAGAATTCAAGAACATGGAATCACAGGGAGTCTCATTTCCTAAGAGCCAACCCATGAGGATTTACTCTAGTCTATGGAATGCTGACGATTGGGCTACTCAAGGTGGGCGGGTTAAGACTGATTGGACACAAGCCCCATTCACTGCTTCCTATAGGAAGTTCAATGCAGATGCTTGTATTTGGGCTTCTGGGTCATCTTCATGTGGGTCGGTATCCACTCCTTCGTCGACTTCAAGTTGGTTAAACCAAGATTTGGATACAACAAGTATGGAAAGGATGAAATGGGTGCAGAAGAATTacatgatttataattattgtgcTGATATTCAGAGGTTCCCTCAAGGTCTTCCTGCAGAATGCACGCCCACTTCTTAA